From a region of the Rhipicephalus microplus isolate Deutch F79 chromosome X, USDA_Rmic, whole genome shotgun sequence genome:
- the LOC119160780 gene encoding uncharacterized protein LOC119160780, whose amino-acid sequence MWAPTPSVFANIHWNATPMKYFGVPLDNYRNSGPHWTAAITTIRRKVATWHGRELSILARAKACNIFLVWKLIYILQVLHCSRVHIQAFHRIFACFIWSSSWEPMRRDNLFLPLEKGGLGLVHLFVRQLVLRFFYLKDVCHPFLLAVLRNRLCYHLPFIHVTTSVAKELPLRGFLKEIVDTVSFLKARFTLEYLYTIDRANLTAALVNNLFPEPVYRKPSSLLSGHDVLFRVRRMCISPSAKTFFFKLHTSTLPVKTWLNEKSIYVPWTVNCRLCNQSETIEHCFIHCRDAFYFWDILQRSLRKELTITAHGIRFLPFKKSLTDSTPYDLFMLLGLYSL is encoded by the coding sequence atgtgggctccaactccttcggtcttcgcaaatattcattggaatgcgactcctatgaaatactttggtgtgcctctcgataactatcgtaacagtggcccacactggaccgctgcgataactacgatccgccgaaaggtggcaacatggcacggacgggagctttccattttggccagagcgaaagcgtgcaatatattccttgtatggaagcttatttatattctgcaggtgttgcattgctctcgggtacacattcaagcctttcatagaatatttgcctgctttatttggagctcttcctgggaacccatgagaagagacaatctttttcttccactcgaaaagggtggcctcggccttgtgcatttgttcgtgcgacagttggtgttgcgatttttctacctcaaggatgtgtgccacccatttctattagcggttcttcgtaaccgtctatgttaccaccttccttttattcatgtcacaacaagcgttgctaaggaattgccgttgcggggattcctaaaagaaattgttgatactgtcagttttttgaaagccaggtttaccttagagtatttgtatactattgacagagcaaatttaaccgctgcacttgtgaataatcttttccccgaacctgtttatcgaaagccatcttcgcttctgtctggtcatgatgtattatttcgtgtacgtagaatgtgtatatctccttcagcgaaaacatttttctttaaactgcacacttccacgctgccagtgaaaacgtggctgaatgaaaaatcaatatacgtaccctggacagtgaattgcaGACTCTGTAACCAATCTGAGACTATAGaacattgttttattcattgtcgtgatgcaTTTTACTTTTGGGACATTCTACAAAGATCGTTAAGAAAAGAACTTAcaatcacagcccatggtattaggttccttccgttcaaaaagagtctgactgatagtactccttacgacctgtttatgttgttaggactttattcattatag